The genomic segment ATGATCATCAAGGGGGTAGAACGCTTCCAGAATGCTGGCTCCTCCTCTCGCCCTTGGTCCCCAAGTGAAAAGTTTCCCCGCTTGCCCCTTTCCGGCGCCCCGCAGCCGGAGGGCCTCGAGGGGTTTCCCCCACCTAGCCAACCCCCCTTTTCCGCCCCTAGGGGTGGGGACTGTAGGCTCCTACGCCTCCTCTCCCCTGCCCCAGCGGGAGCCGGCGGAATCCGGGCCCATGGGGGTAGCCTTGGGAAGGGACCTCGCTTGCCCTTTTGAGGGGAAACACACAGCCCGTGAGGTTTGACCCATAGCGATAAGGAGGGGTATAATCCCGGCAACATGACCAAGACCATCCTGGTCCCCCTAAAGGAGTGGGCTTTGGAACAGGGCCTTTCCTACTCCGGTGCCTTGAAGTACATCCAGGAGGGAAGGCTTCAGGCGAAGCGGCTTGGCCGCTACTGGTACGTGGTGAAGGAGGTGGAGGCCCCTGGCGGCGAGGGGGTGGTGCTGACCCTCTTCACCCACGCGGGGGGGGCAGGGAAGACCTCCCTGGCCCGGGACCTGGGCTACGAGATGGCCTCCCGGGGAAAGCGGGTGCTGCTCGTGGACGTGGACCCTCAGGCGAACCTCTCGGCCTGGCTGGGGGTGGTGGACGCTCCCGTGGAGGAGACGCTTCTTGGGCTTTTGGAGGGCAAGGGGCGCTTTAAGCCGCGGGAGGTCCTGCCTGGCGTGAGCTTGATCCCTGCGCACGTGGAGCTGGCCCGGGCGGAGCTGGTCCTCATCCGGGAGCCCTACAAGATGTTTGCCCTGCGGAAGGCCCTCCAGGGGTTCCGCCAGGAGTATGACCTGGTGCTGGTGGACTCCCTCCCCTCCTTGGGCTCCCTGGCCGGGGTGGCGGGGATGGCGGGGGACGGGCTTCTGGTCCCCGTGGAAGCCTCGCCCAAGGGCCTGCAGGCTTTGCCCACGGTGCTCTCGGTGGCCCGCGACTACGCGGAGGGGCTCGCCTCCTTAGGGATGTGGGGCGGGACCACCTTCGTGCGGGCCCTCATTCCCAATGGCCTCGAGGGCACCGTGCGGGACCGGGAGGTCCTGGCCCAGCTCGAGGTCCTCGCGGGACGGGTTCCGCTTGCGCCGCCTTTGGTGCGCCGCCCGGCGGTGTACCGGGAGGCCCAGGTCCAGAGGCTGCCGGTGCAGGCGGTGGGCGGGGAGGAGGTGCGGCGGGAGATGCGGGCGCTCGGGGACTTCCTGGAGGGGGTCTTGGAGGAGGTAAGGGCGGATCTTCGCAAGGAGGTGGCCCCGTGAAGCGCAAGCCGAGCCCCATGGACCCCTTCTTGGCGCGGGCCCTGTCCGCCCTGGAGGAGATGGAGGGGAAGCCGGTCCAGGCCGGGGTGAGGGCGCTTCCCCTCGAGGCCCTCGTCCCCCAGGCCCAGCCCAGGAAGCGGTTTGAGGCCCTCGAGGCCCTCGCCGAGTCCATCCGGGAGAAGGGGGTCCTCCAGCCCCTCCTGGTGCGCCCCCTCGGGGAGGGGAAGTACGCCATCGTGGCCGGGGAGAGGCGCTACCGGGCGGCCCTGATGGCGGGGCTTTCCGAGGTGCCGGTGCGGGTGCTGGACCTCTCGGAGAAGGAGGCCCGGCTCCTCGCCCTGGTGGAGAACCTGCAGCGGGAGGACCTGAACCCCTACGAGGAGACCCTGGGGGTGCTGGACCTCCTATCGGAAGACTTGGGGAAAACCAGGGAGGAGGTGGTGGGGCTCCTTGAGCGGATGCGGAAGGAGAAGCGGGGGGTAGCAGCCCAAAACGTTTTGGGCAGCCTCGAGGCCAAACGGGTGGAGGAGCTCTTCCGGCTCCTCGGGCGCCTCTCCTGGGAGAGCTTCGTGCAGGCCCGCCTCCCCCTCCTCTCCCTGCCTGCGGACCTAAGGGAGGCCCTCGAGGCGGGCGCCCTCCCCTACACCGCTGCCTTGGAGCTCAAGAAGGTGAAGGACGAGGGCCTGAGGCGCGCCCTCCTGGAGGAGGCCAAGGCGGGGCTTTCCCTGAGGGAGCTCAAGGCCAGGGTGCGGGAGGCCCTCAAGCGGGAGAAGCCTCCCAAGCCCTGGCCCCGGGAGGTGGGGGAGAGGCTCCTCCGCCTAGACCTCGAGGCCCTCCCCCCGGAGAGGCGGGCGCGGGTGGAGGAGAAGCTGAGGGAACTCCAGGACCTCCTGGACTAGAACCCGGGAGGTTCCGCTCTAGAGCTCCACGCTCCATCGCGCCCGCGCCAGAAGCTCAGTGAGATCGTAGTTCACGCTGGTGGCGGCGAAGTCTGGCTCCCGCTGGAAGGGGGCAGGAATGTAGTGGGCTCTTAGGGCCCGCTCGCCGTCGGTCTCCACCACCACGAGGAACCAACTTTCCGGCTTGTTGAGCCCGGTGAGGATCTGGGTGCGCGAGAGGGTGACCACCCCGGAGCCTGGGCCCTTACCTTTTACCTCAAGGAAGCGGAGGGAGCCATCAGGCAGGCGGGACTCAATGTCGTAGCCAGGCCAGCCCGGGGGCATCTCCCGGGGCTCGTGGCCCTGCAGGCGTTCCGCCCGTAGGACCGCCTCCACGGCCAGGCGCTCTAGCCTCCTGCGAGCCTCTTCCTCTGGGCTTGATGGGCCTTGGGCCAGGGGAGGGATGACCCAGATGGCCTGGGCGAGCCTGGGGGGTAGGGAGCGGAGGTGCCTCGCCTTAAGGAGTTTCTCCTCCCTCCTGCGCAGGCGCTCCTTTAACTCCTCCGCCCGCTGCCTCGCCCGCTCTGACCGGGCTTTGGCTCCGGCTTTCCCCTCCCTCGCCCTTGCTTCTTCCTTCAAGGCCTGGGCCTCCCAGTACCAGATCTCCGAGAGGAGGCGCTCCCGCACCGCCTTTAAGGTGCGGTCCACCTCCCTTTCCCGCAGGCTTCGCACCTCCTCCACGTGTTCCCGGGCCAGGTGCTCCACAGCGTAGGTTTCCGCCTTATCCAGGAGCCTGGGGAGGTCCAGACGGCCTGCGAGCTCCAGACCAAGGCGCCGCTCCTCCTCCGTGGCGGGGCGCAGGTCCAGGTAGGGGGCTGGGCCTTCGGCCCGGACCTCTCCCTTGAGGTCAACCCCCACGTAGAGGAGCTTCCGAGAGACGGGCCCCCGGGCATCCTCCACCTCGTGCTCTAGGGCCAGGACCAGGCGGGGCTCCGTGGCGTTCTCGTCCACCAAGACCGTTCCCCTCTCCAGGTACTCCCCCCAGGCCTCCAGCACGGCCTCCAGCACCGCGTCCAAGAGGGGGTGGCCGGGGACGAGGAAATCCGCCTGGGGCTTCCCCGGGAGGCTCACCCGGTCCTTGTGGAAGGTGACCCGGGTGTACTGCCGGAGCACTCCCGCCTTCCGCACCCTGGGGGGCACGTAGGCCACCTCCATCCGCCCCACTTCCCGCAGATAGACGCTTCCCCCGAGCCTCTCCAGAGCCTCCCGGAAAAAGCTCGTGAGGTAGTGGGGCTGAAGCCTCCTGGCCTCGGCCCGTTCCATCTCCTCCCGGAGGTGCTTGAGGCGCCTGGGGTCCAGGACCTCCTTGGCCAGGGCCCCTTCCAGGAGGGCGAGCAGCCTCTCCCGGTCCACGGCCCCCTCCACCTTCCGAAAGAGCCTCGCCCGCACCTCTGGGTCCTCCCCGTAGCGGATGGCCTCCAGCAGGAGGTCCTTGAGGGGCTGGTCCTGGAAGAGCTGGCCCAGGACGTCAAACACCCGCCCCCCCAGGTCCCGGCTCTGCTCCTCCAGCTTCTCCAGGAGGCGGAGGTAGACCTCCCCCTCCCGGGTGTTCTCCGCCACCAGGTTCCACATGTGGCAGACCTCCCTCTGGCCGATGCGGTGGATGCGCCCGAAGCGCTGCTCCAGCCGGGCCGGGTTCCAGGGAAGGTCGTAGTTCACCAGGAGGTGGGCCTGCTGCAGGTTCAC from the Thermus islandicus DSM 21543 genome contains:
- a CDS encoding ParA family protein translates to MTKTILVPLKEWALEQGLSYSGALKYIQEGRLQAKRLGRYWYVVKEVEAPGGEGVVLTLFTHAGGAGKTSLARDLGYEMASRGKRVLLVDVDPQANLSAWLGVVDAPVEETLLGLLEGKGRFKPREVLPGVSLIPAHVELARAELVLIREPYKMFALRKALQGFRQEYDLVLVDSLPSLGSLAGVAGMAGDGLLVPVEASPKGLQALPTVLSVARDYAEGLASLGMWGGTTFVRALIPNGLEGTVRDREVLAQLEVLAGRVPLAPPLVRRPAVYREAQVQRLPVQAVGGEEVRREMRALGDFLEGVLEEVRADLRKEVAP
- a CDS encoding ParB/RepB/Spo0J family partition protein; translated protein: MSALEEMEGKPVQAGVRALPLEALVPQAQPRKRFEALEALAESIREKGVLQPLLVRPLGEGKYAIVAGERRYRAALMAGLSEVPVRVLDLSEKEARLLALVENLQREDLNPYEETLGVLDLLSEDLGKTREEVVGLLERMRKEKRGVAAQNVLGSLEAKRVEELFRLLGRLSWESFVQARLPLLSLPADLREALEAGALPYTAALELKKVKDEGLRRALLEEAKAGLSLRELKARVREALKREKPPKPWPREVGERLLRLDLEALPPERRARVEEKLRELQDLLD
- a CDS encoding helicase-related protein, translating into MERGKLAPGVRLRGLTPEGSVRVEQVLPLGSALQVTYRTPSGRLEEALLYPEDLARLEAEEEARFPLDAPGDLFRLAAEAKRIQNAYLFDPWMAVHTSLVEPLPHQIEAVYGHMLRKNPLRFLLADDPGAGKTIMTGLYMQELALRGALERALVVAPGALVVQWQEELWEKFRLGFEILTRSLLENSLENPFRKHPYWLARLDQLARFPEVAERALEVDWDLVVVDEAHKMSATYYGLEVKATQRYRLGQQLSERAKHFLLLTATPHRGKEEDFRLFLALLDPDRFAGKPRPGSPPLDAEGVWLRRQKEDLVRFDGTPLFPERRAYTVAYRLSPEEMALYQAVTAYVREEMNRAEALEEGRRRTVGFALTLLQRRLASSPLALFRSLERRRKRLEARLSEVRRGLSPGFPLLEEEDIEELEEFPTEELEGFPEVLDQATAARTAAELEAEIRTLKGLEAQAKGLLHLEGDRKWQELRRLLESDLVRGRKLIVFTEHRDTLEYLEARLGTFLGRPEAVVSLHGGLSREERRLRQARFTQDPKVEILVATDAAGEGVNLQQAHLLVNYDLPWNPARLEQRFGRIHRIGQREVCHMWNLVAENTREGEVYLRLLEKLEEQSRDLGGRVFDVLGQLFQDQPLKDLLLEAIRYGEDPEVRARLFRKVEGAVDRERLLALLEGALAKEVLDPRRLKHLREEMERAEARRLQPHYLTSFFREALERLGGSVYLREVGRMEVAYVPPRVRKAGVLRQYTRVTFHKDRVSLPGKPQADFLVPGHPLLDAVLEAVLEAWGEYLERGTVLVDENATEPRLVLALEHEVEDARGPVSRKLLYVGVDLKGEVRAEGPAPYLDLRPATEEERRLGLELAGRLDLPRLLDKAETYAVEHLAREHVEEVRSLREREVDRTLKAVRERLLSEIWYWEAQALKEEARAREGKAGAKARSERARQRAEELKERLRRREEKLLKARHLRSLPPRLAQAIWVIPPLAQGPSSPEEEARRRLERLAVEAVLRAERLQGHEPREMPPGWPGYDIESRLPDGSLRFLEVKGKGPGSGVVTLSRTQILTGLNKPESWFLVVVETDGERALRAHYIPAPFQREPDFAATSVNYDLTELLARARWSVEL